The window TCCGGGGCGCGGCCGAAGTCGTAGATGGTGATGACGTTCGGGTGGCGCAGGCGGCTGGCGACCTCGGCCTCGCGGCGGAAGCGCTCGAAGAAGGTGGGCGCGGCGGCCAGGGCCGGGTTGAGCGTCTTGACGGCCACCGGGCGCTGGACGGAGGTCTGGGTGGCCCGGAAGACCATGCCCATGCCTCCCTGGCCGAGCACGCTCTCGATCTTGTAGCGGCCATCGAGGACCTGCCCCAGGAGCGCCATGCTGGCCCCTCCGCACAGGTGATCGGGTCCTTCGGTGCTGCCGCAGTGGGGACAGGGGGAAGCCATTGGGGCCGGAGTATAGGCAACCCGCGCGCGGGGCCCAACGGGGATGCTTGGCGAGCAGAGGGAGCGAGCAGGCAAACAGGCCGTTCCCGAAGGGGCTCCGGGCTGTTACATCCCCCAGCCGCCATGAGCCTCCTCATCGCCCAGGATGTCTGCCTCGCCTACGGCAAGAAGGTCCTCTTCGACGACGCCAGCTTCACCCTCGGTCCGCGCGACCGGGTGGGGCTGGTGGGTGCCAACGGGACGGGCAAGAGCTCGTTGATGAAGATCGTCGCCGGGGTGCAGCACGCGGACTCGGGGACGGTCTCCTTCGCCCGAGGCGCCCGGGTAGGCTACCTGCCCCAGGAGCTCGCCGGCCTGCCCTCGGGCACGGTGGTGGAGGCGGTGATGAGCACGGTGCCGGGCCGCGACTCGCTGGAGGCGCGCCTGAAGAGCACCGAGGCGGCGCTCGCCGAGGCCCCGGACGAGGAGACCCAGTTGGAGCTCTCCCAGGAGCTGGCGGACCTGCACACGGAGCTGGACCACTTCGAGGACCACTACGGCCGGCACCACGCGGAGCGCATCCTCAAGGGCCTGGGCTTCCGGGAGGCGGATCTGGCCAAGCCCACGGGGGCGCTGTCGGGCGGGTGGCGGATGCGCGCGGCGCTGGCGGGCCTGCTGCTGCAGGATCCGGATCTGCTGCTGCTCGACGAGCCCACCAACCACCTGGATGTGCCCACGCTCACGTGGTTCGACGGGTTCCTGAAGCGCTCGAACAAGGCGCTGATCCTCATCTCTCACGATCGGGACTTCCTGAATCGGCAGGTGGGGCGGGTGCTGGCGCTGGAGATCGAGGGGCTGCGCTCGTACGTGGGCAACTACGACGCGTACAAGCGCCAGCGGGCCGACGAGATGGAGCAGCTGAAGGCCCGGGCCGCGAAGGTGGAGGCCCGGCGCGCGGAGCTGCAGGCCTTCATCGACAGGTTCGGCGCGAAGGCGACCAAGGCCCGGCAGGCGCAGAGCCGCGCGAAGATGCTGGAGAAGCTGGAGGAGGTGCACCTGCTGGAGGAGCGGGACACGGTGCACTTCCGCTTCCCGGAGGTGGAGCGCTCGGGGCGGGACGTGGCGATGATGGCGGGGATCCGCAAGGCGTACGGCAACCACGTGGTGTACTCGGGGCTGGACGCGCGGGTGGAGCGGGGCCAGCGCATCGCGGTGGTGGGCGCGAACGGCGCGGGCAAGACGACGCTGCTGAAGATCCTGGCGGGCGAGCTGACGCCGGACGGCGGCGAGGTGAAGCTGGGGCACAACGTGGTGATGGGGTACTACGCGCAGCACCACGCGGACACGCTGGACAAGCGCAACACCATCCTCGAGGAGGTGCAGCCGCTGGCGGCGGACAAGCCGCAGAGCTACGTGCGCGGGGTGCTGGGGGCGTTCCTGTTCTCGGGCGATGACGTGGACAAGCCCATCGGCGTGCTGTCCGGAGGTGAGCGGGCGCGCGTGGCGCTGGCGAAGCTGCTGCTGCGGCCCTCCAACTTCCTGCTGATGGACGAGCCCACCAACCACCTGGATCTGGACTCGACGGAGATGTTGATCGAGGCGCTGGCGCAGTACGGCGGGACGCTGTTGTTCGTGTCGCACAACCGGGCGTTCGTGAACCGGCTGGCCAACCAGGTATGGGACGTGGTGGACGGCAAGGTGGTGCCGCACCCGGGCAACCTGGATGAGTACCTGTACCACCAGGAGCAACTGCGGCAGGCGGCGGAGGCGGCCGCGGCGGGGGAGCAGGCCAAGGCCAGCGACAAGGCTTCCACCGGCCCGATGACGGAGAAGGAGCGCAAGCGGCTGGAGGCCGAGGCCCGTCAGCGCCGCAGCGTGGTGGAGGGGCCGATCAAGAAGGAGATCGCCCGCATCGAGGAGCGCATCGCCAAACTGGAGGCCGAGCAGAAGGAGCGCGAGGCGCAGCTGGCGGATCCGGCGCTCTACAACGACTTCGCGCGAGCCAAGCCGCTGATGGACACGCACCGGGCCGGCAAGGAGGAGCTGGAGTCGCTGTACATGGAGTGGGAAGCCGCGCAGGAGAAGCTGGCGGCAGCCTCGGCGTCCCTGGCGTCGCCTTGACACGGTTGAGACGGCTCCCTGAAGCTCCTCGTAGAGTGAGTGCTGGGGCTTCAACGCCTGAAGGGAGGGTCTATCAACTTGCGTGGAGCCAGGATCCGCCCTGCCTTGCAGCTCATGGCTCCCGTGCTCTTGCTTTCCCTGTCATGCACTGGCGCCAGGCTCTACTACGTGCACAGTGAGGTGCCCAAGCTGGAGGGAAAGTGGGCTGTGGGCCCTGGACCCTGGCCAGCAGTGCCTGCGGTGATCTCGGACGGGTCCTCTGTCCCCGATGCCTTGGTGCTGTCGGCTCTCAAGGCGTTGATGGCGCTACCTGGGGCAGCGGATTCCTGCGATGCGTGGGGGCAGCCACGTCCCGACGCGGCCGAGTACTGCATTGCAACCTATCGGACACCGCGGGACTGGCGTGTGACGTGGCCCATCCGGAATCTGGTGGATGCGGCGAGCGCGTGCAGACCTCCTTTCGGCGGTGTCGAAGATGCGGACTTTGGACGAGACCTGCCCGTGTTTGGCTATGCCCACAACCACACCTGCGGACTCTTCGCGAGCAGCACGGACCTGATGAGGTTTCCTGCCGCGAGAGCTCCGACAGGGGCATGGGTGGTCGTAGGGTATGCGACGGCTCCCAGCGGCGGGTTGGCCCGTGATTCACAAGGGGAGCTGATTCCAGCATGGCATTGGCTCGCCACGGGACATGCGACCGAGCCTCGGTTCTACAAGTGGAACCCAGCGGGCGAAGTCTTCAAATGGAGCGAGAACGGGGGACGTTGGGAGTTTCAGGCGATCTGCAAACCTGAGTCGTCCACTCTCCTCGAGGCTGATCGCGCCCTCGCGCCAAACTGCACTCCTGCGTTGACAGACTGGTACTGAGTCAGGACTTCTTGTGGGTGGTTCTATGTTGAGACCTCATCTTTTGATTCTGCTCGGTTCGCTCTTGAGGGATGGCGGAGTGGGCGCGCCGCAACCCAGCTCCACGGGACCGGACGCAGGGATGATGGCGGCTCCAGCTCGCCCGTCAGAGGCTGATGCAGGGGTTGGGGCAGACCCGGCGCTTGCCTCGGAACGAGATGGTGGGGCTGTTGTGCGCAAGCCTGTCATCGCGGGAGGCATTCGTTGGCCAACCGAAGTGCGGACTCTGGCCACGTTGGACGGGCCCGCTGTCCTTGCTGCTCATGCCGCGATGCAGCAGGTGCTGACACGTCTCGCGAAGAATTACTCGGGGGAGTGTGAGACCTCTGCCAAGGCCATGGAGGTGATCGTCGGCGAGGGTGACGGAATGTATATCGTCCGTATCAATCAACGCGTCGACAAGTGCGGATGGGTGGCTCCCCCCGGATTCAGCACCGAGACCGACTGGTTCGAGCTGTATGCCGTCTCTCCAGAAGGGAAAGTCCTCGCGCGCTATCCCTATCACCCCTGAAACGATTTGAAGGCGCTCACTTCGACTTGAGCTGCGCGGCAGGGGGGCTCGCGGGCTGGATGGGCTGCGGCTCTCCTCCCAGCCTCCAGGCCAGGAGCCCACCTCCGGCAAGAAGCAGCCCCACGCAGGCAAGGGCCCACGCCAGCCCGGTCTTCTGGTGCGGCCTGAAGACCGCTCGGGCGGGCAGGGTCTCCGCCTCGGAGTCGACGGACTGGGTCGGTCTCGGAGCGGGCCTCGGCTTGGGCGCCGTGCTGACCCCGAGCTTCCCGGCGGACTCCACCTTCGTGATGGCCAGCCCCGGCCGAGGCGGCGGAGACATGCGCCGCGGTATCGGAACGAGCACCTCCCGGGGCGCCGGCGGAGGCGTGACCCTGGGCGCCGGAGGAAGCGTCTCCGTCTCGCTGGGCGGCGGAGGCGGTGTGGCGCGCGGCGGCTCGCTCGGTGGGGCCGGCGGCTCCTCCACCTTCACCTCGAGCATCTTCGACACGAAGTTCGCGGTCCGGTGCACGCCCACCTTCTTCCCGGTGGACAGCAGGTAGTCCTCCAGATCCGACAGGAACGCGCGGCAGTCCGCGTAGCGCTGATCCCGATCCTTGGCGAGCGCACGATCCAGGATCCGCGCCACCGCCTGGGGCAGATCCGGCCGCCGCTGCAACACCGGCACGGGCGGCTCGAAGAGGATGGCCTGCGCCATGCTGGCTTCCGTCGTCGCGTTGAACGGCTTGCGGCCGGTGAGCAGCTCGTAGAACACGACGCCCAGCGAGTACACGTCCACCCGCAGGTCCAGCGGCATGGCCCGGATCTGCTCGGGCGCCATGTACGAGAGCTTGCCCTTGATGACCCCGGTCAGCGTCCGGTGGCTCTGGTTGGCCGCCTTGGCGATGCCGAAGTCCACGATCTTCAGCCCGCCCTCGCGCGACAGCAGGATGTTGTCCAGGCTCACGTCCCGGTGGATGAGCTCCAGCGGCTGCCCCGTCTCCGGCTCCCGGAGCGCATGGGCGAAGGCCAGCCCCTCGCACGCCATCGCGATCAGCTTCGCGCACAGCACCGGCGACAGCGCCATCTTCAGCGAGTTCACCCGCTTCATGAGCGCGCGCAGGTTCAGCCCGTCGATGTACTCCATCGCCAGGTAGTACGTGCCGTCGGCCTGGCCGAAGTCGAAGATCTGGACGATGTGCGGGTGATTGAGGCGAGCCGCCAGCCGGGCCTCGGTGAAGAACATCTCCACGAAGCCCCGGTCCTCCGCCAGGTGCGGCAGGACGCGCTTGACGACCACCTCTTTCTCGAACCCCATGGGGCCCGCGACCTTGGCCAGGTAGACCTCGGCCATACCCCCGGTGGCGAGCTTGCGGACGAGCTGGTACTTGCCGACTTGCATCCCGGGCAACCTCGATCCGGGATCGCCAGACCGCGACCCCCGCTCACGCACGAACCGTGTGCACTGTCCGTGTCAGCACAGGACGAGTGACTCCGGCCGGACGGATCCGGCTGGCTCATCCTGGCCGTGCCATTTCTCGAGAAACGGCATCAACTCCGCAGGCCCACCGACGGCATCGCTCCGGCGAGCGCGCGCATGGCCGCGGCCATCGCCTCGACCGTCAGCGACGTCTCCGAGGCGCCCATGCGGAGCGCCGCCTCGGGCATGTTGGAGACGACACATGTCTCCGGGTGCTGCACGAGCGCCATGCCCCCGGCGCGACGGATGGCCAGCAGCCCCGAGGCGCCATCCATGCCCATGCCCGTGAGCACCGCGCCCCCGGCCCGGCTCCCATGGGCTCGGGCCAGCGACATCAGCAGCGTGTCTCCCACCGAGACGTGGCGCCCGTGGATCGGCTCCACCAGCAGATCTCCCGAGCTGAGCACCTGCAGCTGGTGCCCATCCGGAGGCAGGTACACGTGGCCCGCCTGCGGCTTCAGGCCCGTGCGCGCCAGCACCAGCTCCAGCGGAGAGGCCGCGGCCAGCCACTGGCGCAGGCCCGAGGTGAAGCCCACCGAGACGTGCTGGGCGATGAACACCGGATAGGGGAGGCTCGGGGGCAGCAGCGACAGCAGCATCGCCAGCGCGGGCGGCCCTCCGGTCGCGGCCACCAGTCCGAAACCGTTCACCCGCCCGCTCCGCAGGGCAGGGGGAGGCACCGGCTGGCCGATGAGCGGCCTGCGTGGGGACAGCGGTATCTCCGCCATGGCGCGGATGGTGTTGATGAGCTGCGAGCCGAAGCCCGACAGGCCCCCGTCCTTGCCCGGCGTCGGCTTGGGCATCACCTCGAGCGCCCCGGCCTGCAGCGCCTTGAAGGACATCTCCGCGTCCATCGCGCCGGAGATGACGAGGATGCGGCTGGGCGCCTCGGCCATGATGCGCTCGGTGGCGTCGATGCCGTCCATCCGCGGCATCCGCACATCGAGCGTCACCACATCCGGCCGGAGCGACTGGGCCAGCGCCACCGCCTCTTTTCCATCGTTGGCGGTGCCGACGATGCGGATGTCCGGGGCCGGGGCCAGCAGTCCGGTGAACATCCGCAGGATGGTGGGAGAGTCATCAGCAAGGAGGACCTGGATCGGCTTGTTCATGTGCACCTCGGGGGACCGACGAGTGCGCAGCGGAGAGGGTACGGAGCCTACTTGATGGATTCTACCCGCTGTCCAGCCACAAGCCTACGCCTCGGGTAGTATTGCGTCCCGCCCGGAGGCCACGAGGGTGTCCTCCGGGGAACGCCGAGGCGAGGGTTCTCCTCAGTTCTTGACGGTGGGAGTCGCCGGAGCCGCGCCGGAGAGCGCGCGCATGGCCGAGGCCAGGCCCTCCAGGGACAGCAGCGTCTCGGTGGCGCCGTTGCGCGTCGCCGCCTCGGGCATGCCGGGGACGACGCAGCTCTCCGGCGTCTGCGCGAAGGTGATGCCGCCCGCGCGGCGGATGGCCAGCAGCCCCGAGGCCCCATCCGAGCCCATGCCCGTGAGCACCGCGCCGCCGGCCCGGTTGCCGTAGGCGAGCGCCAGCGAGGCCAGCAGCGTGTCCCCGAGCGCCGTCTTCGCCGCCGGGATGGGCTCCACCAGCAGCTCCCCGCCCAGCGTCACCTGCAACTGGTGCCCGTCCGGCGGCAGGTACACGTGGCCCGCCTGCGGACGGACGCCCGTCTGCGCCACCTCGAGCCGCAGCGTGGAGGCCGCGCCCAGCCACTGGCACAGGCCCGCGGTGAAGCCGTCCGACACGTGCTGGGCGATGAAGATGGGGTAGGGGAGCTTCGGAGGCAGCAGCGACAGCAGCAGGCAGAGCGCGGGCGGACCTCCCGTGGAGGCCACCAGCCCGAAGCCGTTGACCCGTCCCTGGGGCGCCACCGTTGGCGCCGCCGCCGCCGGCTGGGTGGGAGGCGTGGGCCGGCGCTCGGCCAGCGGCAGCTCCGCCATGGTGCGGATGATGTGGATCAGCTTCACGCCGAAGTTGGCCAGGCCCTCCAGGCCCGGCCGCGGCTTGGGCATCACCTCGAGCGCCCCGGCCTGCAGCGCCTTGAAGGACATCTCCGCATCCACCGCGCCGGAGATGACGAGGATGCGGCTGGGCGCCTCGCTCATGATGCGCGAGCTGGCCTCGATGCCATCCATCCGCGGCATGCGGACATCCAGGGTGATGACATCCGGGTGGAGCGTGCGCGCCAGCTCCAGGGCCTCAGCCCCATCCTTCGCGGTGCCGATGACCTGGATGTCCGGAGCCGAAGACAGGAGCGCCGAGTACATCTTCAGCATGGTGGGCGAGTCGTCCGCGATGAGGACTCGGATGGTGGAGCTCATGTACGCCTCGACGAGAGGGAACGAGTGTGGCCAGCGGACCGTCTCATGCCTTGAACGGTCCGTCCTGGCCAGAGCAGAGTCAGATGCCCGGGGGAGAGCCCGGCGGGGGCATGCCCTCGAGCGAGCGGAGAATGGTGGCCAGCGCCTCCGGAGACACGGAGTGCTCGGTGGCCTTGTTGCGCAGCGCCGCCTCCGGCATGCCCGCCACCAGACACGTCTGCGGATCCTGCGCGAAGGTGAGACCGCCGGCGCGCTTGATGGCCATCAGGCCCACCGCGCCCTCCTCGCCCATGCCGCTGAGCACCGCGCCCGCCGCGTGGGCGCCATAGGCGCGTGACAGGGACGCCAGGAGCAGATCCCCCGAGGGGAAGGTGCTGCCGGAGGCCTTCTCGATGACGATCTCCCCCTGCATGCCCACCCTCAGGTGGTGGCCGTCCGGGGCCAGGTAGACGGTGCCGGCGCGGGGCTGCTCGGAGGCGCGGGCGATCTCCACCGGCAGCGGCGACAGCGAGGACAGCCAGCGGTGCAGGCCCACGGTGAAGCCCGGGGTGATGTGCTGGGCGATGAAGAGCGGGTAGGGCAGGCTGCGCGGCAGCAGCCACAGCAGCGAGGCCAGCGCCGTGGGGCCGCCGATGGACGAGGCCAGCGCGAAGCCCGCCACGCGCGCGTTCTCCGGCAGCTTGGGCGCGGTGGAGCGGCCCTCGTGGCGCTGGGTGACGAGCGGCACCTCCGCCAGCAGGCGGATGGCCGACAGCAGCCGCACGCCGAAGCGCGCCACGTCCTCGGGCGCGCCCTGCGGCTTGGCGATCACCTCCAGCGCTCCGGCCTGCAGCGCGCGGAAGGACAGGTCCGTGTCCGGCGCGCCGGACACCATGAGGATGCGGCAGGGCGTCTCCGCCATGATGCGCTCGGTGGCCCCCAGGCCATCCATGCCGGGCATCTGCACGTCCAGGGTGATGACGTCTGGCTTGAGCGAGCGCGCCAGCTTCACCGCCTCCTCTCCGTCGCGTGCGGTCCCCACCACGGTCACGTCCGGTTGGGCCGACAGCAACCGCGTGAGGACCTGCAGCATCGTGGGGGAATCGTCGGTGAGAAGGACTTGAATCGGCTTGCTCATTCGGTTCTCCGAACTCCAAACTCCAGGTGGGTTTCTACCCCAGGGGTGGGCCGCTCGCCTACGACTCACCGTGTAGCAGTGTATCAAGCGCGCTCAGCCCGCCTTGCGCTTCTTTTCTCGTTTGGACCTGGCCTCGGGAGGCTTGGGAGTCGGGGTTTCCCGGGAGTCTTCCACGGGTGAGGGGAGCGCGGGAGGGGGGGCGGGCAGGGGCGTACCGTCTGTAGGAGGAGCCTCCACCGCCTGTGGCTCCGCTGGGAGCGCCGGCAGGCGGATGACGAAGGCGCACCCCTCTCCGGGCTTGCTGTGCACGGAGATGCTGCCCCCGTGGTTCTTGACGATGCGCTGACAGATGGCCAGCCCCAGGCCGGTGCCCTTCTGTTTGGTGGTGAAGAAGGGCACGAAGATGTGCTGTTGCTGGTCCAACGGAATGCCGGGCCCGGTGTCGGACACGTGGACCTCGACGAACTCGTTGAGGTTGCCCCGGAACTCGCTGAAGCGGTCCTGCTTCACGGTGCCCACGGTGATGCGGCCGGGCACCTCGCCGATGGCCTGCACGGCGTTCTGCACCAGGTTGATGAGCACCTGCTTGAGCTGCTCGGCGTCCGCGTCCACCCGTGGCACGGCCAGGTCCATCTGCACCGCCAGCTCGATCTGCCTGGGCACGTCGTTCTGGATGAGGCGCATGGTGCGCGTCACCACCTCGTTGAGGTCCGTGGGCCCGAAGCTCTGCTTGAGCGGGCGCGCGTAGTCGAGGAACGCCGTCACCACGCCGTTGAGGCGGTTCACCTCCTCGACGATGACGCCCAGGAACTCGCCGTCCTCGCCCGGCAGCCGCTTGGGGTCCAGGCACTGCGCCGCGCCCTTGATGGCGCCCAGCGGGTTGCGGATCTCGTGCGCCAGGCCCGCCGCCATCTCGCCCAGGGCCGCCAGGCGGTCGCGCTCGCGGATCTTCTCGTACAGCTTGGAGTTCTCCAGCACCGTGGCCACGCGCTCGGCCACCGAGAGGATGAGGGCGATCTCGTCCGAGGCGTACGCCTCCGGCACGCGCTCGTCCCACAGGTTCAGGAAGCCGATGACGCGATCGTTGCCCACCAGCGGCACGGAGATGCCGGACTTCATCTGCTTGAGCGCCGAGCGCGTGTCCTGCAGGCGCTTGATCTCGTCGCGGAAGCGCTTGCCCTCGGTGGCCTGCACCCGCAGGGCGGTGAGCCGGTGCTCCACGTTCTCCAGCAGCACGGCCTTCTGCCCGCTGGCGGCCGCCAGCAGCAGTCCACGCGCCGCGGCCGTGTCCAGGAAGCCCTCGGGCGGAGGGCCACGCGAGTCCAGCAGCCGGTAGCCGGGCCTGTCCTCGGCCAGCATGTACACGGAGGTGTGGGTGACACGGCCCGTCTCGTGGAGCGCGTCCAGCAGCAGCCGCGTGACTTCGGAGATGTCGATGACGGTGGCCATGCGCGCCCGGAGCGCTCCCAGCACGCGCAGCAGCTCGAAGCGCTCGCGGAAGAAGATCGCCACCACGCGCTCCTCCACCTTCACCCTCAGCGGCTCCATGAGGATGATGATGACGAAGGCGGCCACCACCGTGGTGAAGACGTAGAGCCCCGTCTTCTCCTTCACCCAGACGGTGAGCACCATGAAGACGGCCGCCAGGATGGAGGCCAGCACCGTCTGCGAGGCGATCTTCCCCAGCAGCTCGTGCAGGTCCATCAGCCGCAGCCGCAGCAGCGTCTCCCGGAGGAAGAAGAGGTAGAGCGTGGAGAAGATGGGCCCCAGCGGCAGCAGGGGGATGTCGTAGCGCCGGCCGATCAAGTCCAGCGCCGTCAGCAGGATGGAGGCCCCCGCGCCGATGGCCAGGTACATGAGCCGCAGCCGCTCGATGCGCGACTCCTCGGTGCGAACCCGGTTCAGCAGCAGGCTCACCGAGGTGAGCAGGGTGACCAGCACCCACATGCCGGTGGCCACCCGCGCCCAGCCCGTCTGCGCCAGCGGCGTCACCGCGACGGCCAGCCCGAGCACGCTCGACAGCACGCCCAGCCGCCGGCCGAGCAGGTGCGTGCCCTTGCTGACGCCCAGGAACTCCAGGAAGAAGGAGACCGCCGTGCCGGGCACCAGGGAGGCGAGCAGGATGGTGGCGCCCACGGCGATTCTGGACAGCCAGCCCGGCTCGGGGAAGATGCCCGCGAAGAAGAGTGCGAGGTAGTACCCCGCCACCGTAAGGGCGAAGACGGAATACAGCGTCCCCACCCGGGGCCTGCCTGGCCGGAGGAGCATCGACAGCGCAAGCGCCAGGCCGATGATCGACGCGAACAGCGCGCTGAGGGTCCGGATGTCCATGTTCGAGCGGACAGTCTAACCTGTGTTCACGTCCGGAAATTTTTAGACTGTCTCCCGTTGTCCTCGGGCGTGCCCGAGCGCATCCACCAGGGCCAACCGCCCGCCCCCATGAAATCCGCCCTTTCGCTGATTGCCCTCGTCTCCTTCGCCACGCTGGCCTCCGCGCAGCAGGTGGCCTCCGAGCCTACCCACGCGCCGCAGCCCCGGACCGATGGCGCCCCTACCGAGGCCCAGCTCACGCCTCCGCCGGACGCGGAGAAGGAGCCGCTGCCCGACGGCTATGTGGAGATCTTCAACCCCGCCTTCCCGTCGCCCGTGGTGGAGGCGCCTCGCAAGCCCGCCCCCGTCGTGAAGGTGGAGCTGGGCAAGGCCTACGGCCTGGAGGATCTGACGCCCTACTTCGCCGAGGGGAAGAAGAAGGAGGCCAAGGCCGCCTTCGATCGCGGCTTCTACCTCAAGGCCCGCGAGCTGCTGCAGGGCGAGGGGGACTCGCCGCCGGTGCGCTACCTGCGCGCGCTGAGCGCCGTGCGCGCCGGGGATGACACCCGCGCGGCCGCGGAGATGGCGGCGCTGGCGGACGACTACCCGGCCCTGAAGGACAGGTGCCTGACGCACGCGGGCGTGGCGCTGGAGGATCTCGGCCGGTACGACGAGGCGGCGAAGCTGCTCGGCGCGGTGTCGGAGGACTCGAAGATGTACGTGGACGCCCGCCTGACGCTGGGCCGCGTGCTGCGCAAGAAGAAGGACTACGACGGGGCCATCGCCGCGCTCTCGCCGCTGGCGAACCGCCCCGCGCCGCTGTTCGGCCGCAACGTGGGCGCCGAGGCCCTCATCGGCATCGCCGACATCGCCGCGGAGAAGAAGGACAAGACGCGCGAGCGCGAGGCGCTGTGGCGGCTGTGGTCGCTGTACCCGCTCTCTCCGCTGACGAAGCAGGCGGACCGTCGCCTCAAGGGCATGAAGCCGCCGGTGGAGGCCCAGGTGGCGCGCGCCGAGCAGCTCATCGAGCTGCACCGCAACAAGCAGGGGCTCACGGTGCTGGAGCCGCTGCTGCCCACGCTGAAGCTGCCCGAGCCCATCGCCTGCCGCGCGCACTTCGCCTACGGCAAGGGCCAGCGCAAGGAGCGAAACCACACCAAGGCCATCGCCACGCTCACCCCGGTGGTGGAGCAGTGCCAGGACGCGGACCTGCTGCCGCGCGCCATGTACGTGCTGGGCTCCTCGCGCTCCATCGTGGACCAGAAGCGCGGGACGCAGACGTACGAGCGGCTCGCCAAGGAGTTCCCCGGCCACTCCTTCGCCGACGACGCGCTCTTCTACGCGGCGGACCTGTACGTGAAGACGGGCCAGCCGGAGCAGGCCGCGCTGCGGCTCGAGGAGCTGGCGAAGAACTACCCGCAGGGAGACTTCCTGGGCGAGGCGCTCTTCAAGTCCTTCTGGATCGCGCGCACCTCGAAGGCGGCCGATGGCGGGCTGGCGATCCTGGACCTGATCGAGCAGCGCTTCGCCGACGCGGACGAGACGTATGACGTGGAGCGGGCGCGCTACTGGCGGGCTCGGACGCTGCAGGAGCGCGG of the Hyalangium gracile genome contains:
- a CDS encoding transglycosylase SLT domain-containing protein, which produces MKSALSLIALVSFATLASAQQVASEPTHAPQPRTDGAPTEAQLTPPPDAEKEPLPDGYVEIFNPAFPSPVVEAPRKPAPVVKVELGKAYGLEDLTPYFAEGKKKEAKAAFDRGFYLKARELLQGEGDSPPVRYLRALSAVRAGDDTRAAAEMAALADDYPALKDRCLTHAGVALEDLGRYDEAAKLLGAVSEDSKMYVDARLTLGRVLRKKKDYDGAIAALSPLANRPAPLFGRNVGAEALIGIADIAAEKKDKTREREALWRLWSLYPLSPLTKQADRRLKGMKPPVEAQVARAEQLIELHRNKQGLTVLEPLLPTLKLPEPIACRAHFAYGKGQRKERNHTKAIATLTPVVEQCQDADLLPRAMYVLGSSRSIVDQKRGTQTYERLAKEFPGHSFADDALFYAADLYVKTGQPEQAALRLEELAKNYPQGDFLGEALFKSFWIARTSKAADGGLAILDLIEQRFADADETYDVERARYWRARTLQERGQLEGAEAIFEKLALEHPATYYGLMARAQLGEVDKERLERIAPQLVFTAETASPWPMHTGPIMEKDPHFLAGVELLRMGFPEAVSSELLAVNRNGLPAESARLIVHLLSMAGDERAAHAVARVALRRDLSGRITPRTRPVWEIAYPNAYREMIEKHTKDAGVEPDLLQALMREESALDPKALSWAGALGLTQLMPATAKSVAAQLKIKRFRVESLLEPDLNIRLGAHYLGELIRKFDGNTPYAVGSYNAGSGAINRWRSERKGMPLDAWVEEVPIAETRGYIKRVLRSYNTYQLLYGRTGKVPMVKSAGLLPAKR